A window of the Hypomesus transpacificus isolate Combined female chromosome 8, fHypTra1, whole genome shotgun sequence genome harbors these coding sequences:
- the eif1b gene encoding eukaryotic translation initiation factor 1b, which yields MSSIQNLQSFDPFADATKGDDLLPAGTEDKIHIRIQQRNGRKTLTTVQGIATDYDKKKLVKAFKKKFACNGTVIEHPEYGEVIQLQGDQRKNICQFLLEIGIVREEQLKVHGF from the exons ATGTCCTCTATTCAGAACCTCCAATCTTTTG ATCCCTTTGCTGATGCAACCAAGGGTGACGACCTTCTCCCTGCCGGGACTGAGGATAAAATCCACATAAGGATACAGCAACGAAACGGACGCAAGACCCTGACCACAGTACAAGGGATTGCAACAGACTACGACAAGAAGAAGCTTGTGAAAGCCTTCAAAAAG AAATTTGCATGCAATGGGACTGTGATTGAGCACCCTGAGTACGGTGAGGTCATCCAGCTGCAAGGAGACCAGAGGAAAAACATCTGCCAATTCCTCCTTGAA ATCGGTATTGTCAGGGAGGAGCAGTTGAAAGTCCACGGATTTTAA
- the zgc:163022 gene encoding putative ferric-chelate reductase 1, with the protein MMFRPILILACIVQVVRCYPSGDVLKSCLDMRPLHGGTAQQSTPPFTLTADQTSYADGVTITVHLQASTQFRGFMLQAREVGSNNNVGSFSTIGSGTRLLNCNGVTYSALVHSSGALKTAIQGTWKAPASGSVQSIQFSASLVKDTKTYWVSVKGPLLRSTNAVSNSSFSSSSSSSSYSSSLSISSAECGISKVCFSQPPNCDPNVTANCYFMSAMMASPNDTAFQFELAGASTGYVAMGFSDDQIMGSDDIYICGLDNNGVVQLQHVYSTGRKTPGPLPLGNVSQVKTSMSNGVISCSFTSWNLISTQRSTGFGTTYYLMFVYGTTNGGQIQIHSQTFVSDRAIDISNPQLVEHEVFPNIIKAHGCLMLISWMTTGSLGMLIARYLKGLAKGTQYWGKDVWFLSHVSLMSLSVVATSIAFILAFSFAKDWAGGAHPVLGCLVMILALLQPTAAIFRCGPHHHWRFIFNWAHAINALVMKILAVAAIFTGLELIESSEDSWMPKVMGGFVGWEALFFILMEINSRCNRTEGEDVDSKSTSMKGLLLLLFFLGNIVFLVALLVGIGMTG; encoded by the exons ATGATGTTTCGACCCATTTTAATACTCGCCTGCATTGTGCAGGTCGTGCGATGCTACCCTTCAGGTGATGTTTTGAAAAGTTGTTTGGATATGAGACCGCTACACGGCGGAACTGCTCAGCAGAGTACTCCACCGTTCACTCTCACCGCCGACCAGACCAGCTATGCAGATGGCGTGACCATAACAG TGCATCTCCAGGCATCTACCCAATTCAGAGGTTTCATGTTACAAGCTAGAGAGGTGGGAAGTAACAATAATGTGGGGTCCTTCAGCACAATAGGATCTGGCACTCGACTTCTCAATTGCAACGGAGTAACT TATTCGGCATTGGTTCATTCGTCAGGTGCACTAAAGACTGCTATCCAGGGGACATGGAAGGCTCCAGCATCAGGAAGTGTCCAGTCCATCCAGTTCAG TGCATCTTTGGTGAAAGATACCAAAACCTACTGGGTTAGCGTGAAAGGTCCACTGCTCAGAAGTACCAATGCAGTCTCAAATTCATCcttctcatcctcatcatcatcatcctcatacTCATCATCA TTATCCATTTCAAGTGCTGAATGTGGTATCAGTAAGGTGTGTTTCAGCCAACCTCCCAACTGTGACCCTAATGTTACCGCAAACTGCTACTTCATGTCAGCCATGATGGCCTCACCTAACGATACAGCATTCCAGTTTGAGCTGGCTGGTGCGTCAACAGGATACGTTGCTATGGGCTTTTCTGATGACCAGATCATG GGCAGTGATGACATCTACATCTGTGGTTTGGACAATAACGGAGTTGTCCAATTGCAACATGTCTACTCCACAGGAAGAAAAACGCCAGGGCCACTTCCTCTG GGAAATGTTTCTCAAGTCAAAACCAGCATGAGTAATGGCGTCATCAGTTGTTCCTTCACCTCCTGGAACCTAATCTCCACTCAGCGGAGTACTGGGTTCGGCACAACGTACTACCTCATGTTTGTCTATGGAACCACCAATG GTGGTCAAATCCAGATTCATTCACAGACCTTTGTTAGTGACAGGGCAATAGACATTTCCAACCCACAGCTTGTGGAACATGAAGTCTTTCCAAACATCATCAAGGCACATG GTTGTTTGATGTTGATTTCCTGGATGACAACAGGAAGTCTAGGGATGCTCATAGCAAGGTATCTCAAAGGCCTCGCCAAAGGCACACAATACTGGGGCAAAGATGTTTGGTTTCTG TCACATGTCTCTCTGATGAGCCTAAGTGTTGTCGCCACTAGTATCGCCTTCATCTTGGCATTCTCATTTGCGAAGGACTGGGCTGGG GGAGCTCATCCTGTTCTCGGTTGTCTGGTTATGATCCTCGCCTTACTTCAACCAACTGCAGCAATCTTTCGCTGTGGACCACATCACCATTG GAGATTTATATTCAACTGGGCACATGCAATCAATGCACTGGTCATGAAAATACTGGCTG TGGCAGCAATATTTACTGGACTAGAGTTAATTGAAAGCTCTGAAGACAGCTGGATGCCAAAGGTTATGGGTGGTTTTGTTGGATGGGAGGCATTATTTTTCATCCTTATGGAGATCAACAGCCGGTGCAACAGAACAG AAGGTGAAGATGTGGATTCTAAATCG ACAAGCATGAAAGGGCTGTTACTACTCCTGTTTTTCCTTGGAAACATTGTCTTTTTGGTGGCGCTACTTGTGGGAATTGGCATGACAGGATGA